The Chlorocebus sabaeus isolate Y175 chromosome 1, mChlSab1.0.hap1, whole genome shotgun sequence genome includes a region encoding these proteins:
- the TEX54 gene encoding testis-expressed protein 54: protein MSQKPGLEAGRLAWVAGSPGPRGAMGCCQDKDFEMSDEQSKEAESEDVREGGTRDTHRGPRECEKGLPKGRGELRGLVVASGAEGIDLNSPDRRNHKSNESLLITVLWRRLSMFSRRGSSPSSKRQSHQMRSSVFSGRDSLPSSKRQSDQTRKQERPIREGSQEEPEKE from the coding sequence ATGTCACAAAAGCCGGGCCTGGAGGCAGGTAGGCTGGCGTGGGTGGCAGGGAGTCCGGGGCCACGCGGGGCCATGGGCTGCTGCCAAGACAAGGACTTTGAGATGTCGGATGAGCAGTCCAAGGAGGCAGAGTCTGAGGACGTCAGGGAAGGTGGgaccagagacacacacagagggccCAGGGAGTGTGAGAAGGGGCTTCCCAAGGGTAGGGGTGAGCTCAGAGGCCTCGTCGTCGCCTCAGGCGCCGAAGGTATCGACTTGAACTCCCCGGACCGTCGGAATCATAAGTCGAACGAAAGCCTTCTGATCACCGTGCTGTGGCGGCGACTATCCATGTTCAGTCGTCGGGGCTCCTCGCCGTCAAGCAAGAGACAATCACACCAGATGAGGTCATCAGTGTTCAGTGGTCGGGACTCCTTGCCGTCAAGCAAGAGGCAATCAGATCAGACTCGGAAGCAGGAGCGTCCGATCCGAGAAGGCAGCCAGGAGGAGCCGGAGAAGGAATGA